One genomic segment of Catalinimonas alkaloidigena includes these proteins:
- a CDS encoding sugar porter family MFS transporter — MIKNGHILFWSVTVALGGFLFGFDTAVISGAEQTIQTVWQLSSVQHGLTVSIALIGTVIGALFGGIPSDALGRKKTLFWIAVLYLVSALGSALATDWFLFLFFRFIGGLGVGASSVAAPMYISEISPPKSRGRLVALFQFNVVFGILIAYFSNYLIGTIWDLSWRWMLGVEAFPALIFLILVLFVPESPRWLITKTGNLADALKTLKISNPEGAVAEMKAIQNAAEIDSAATRVPFFSKKYSFPITLAILFAMFNQLSGINAIIYYAPRIFVMTGLGTEASLLSTAGIGITNFAATLLAMNFIDRVGRRKLMLIGSFGLIITLGLVSYSFFTESFGGMWVPIYLFLYIAFFAFSQGAVIWVFISEIFPNRVRAYGQCLGSFTHWLMAAIIAFIFPIIAEALGGGVTFLLFSGMMVLQLLFVIKMMPETNGMSLEEMETSLHYEKV; from the coding sequence ATGATAAAAAATGGACATATCCTTTTCTGGTCAGTCACAGTTGCCTTAGGAGGGTTTCTTTTCGGTTTTGACACCGCCGTAATTTCCGGAGCCGAACAAACCATACAGACAGTCTGGCAGCTTAGTAGTGTACAACATGGCCTAACCGTATCCATTGCCCTCATCGGCACAGTGATCGGGGCCCTGTTCGGTGGTATCCCTTCAGATGCATTGGGAAGAAAGAAAACCTTATTCTGGATTGCTGTGCTTTATCTGGTATCCGCTTTAGGTTCGGCCCTGGCTACGGATTGGTTCCTATTCCTGTTTTTCAGATTTATCGGTGGTTTAGGCGTTGGAGCGTCTTCGGTAGCCGCGCCCATGTATATCTCTGAAATCTCTCCTCCCAAGTCAAGGGGTAGGCTGGTAGCACTTTTTCAGTTTAATGTAGTGTTTGGCATCCTGATCGCCTACTTCTCCAATTACTTGATAGGAACCATATGGGATCTATCCTGGCGGTGGATGCTGGGAGTGGAAGCCTTCCCTGCACTGATCTTCCTCATCCTGGTATTATTTGTTCCGGAGAGTCCCCGCTGGCTGATTACCAAAACAGGAAATCTGGCCGACGCGCTAAAAACGCTTAAGATTAGTAATCCCGAAGGTGCGGTCGCGGAAATGAAAGCGATACAAAACGCCGCAGAGATAGACAGCGCTGCTACCAGAGTACCTTTCTTCTCTAAGAAGTACAGCTTCCCCATTACGCTGGCAATACTCTTTGCCATGTTCAATCAGTTGTCGGGGATCAATGCTATCATCTACTACGCTCCTCGAATTTTTGTGATGACAGGTTTGGGTACGGAAGCTTCCTTACTTTCCACCGCAGGGATCGGCATCACCAACTTTGCCGCTACCTTATTAGCCATGAATTTCATTGACCGGGTGGGCAGACGTAAACTCATGCTCATTGGATCTTTCGGGCTCATCATCACCCTGGGTTTAGTTTCTTACTCTTTTTTCACTGAATCTTTTGGAGGCATGTGGGTGCCCATCTATCTCTTCCTGTATATCGCCTTCTTCGCCTTTTCCCAGGGTGCAGTGATTTGGGTATTTATTTCCGAGATCTTCCCCAACCGCGTAAGGGCCTATGGCCAGTGTCTGGGTAGCTTCACCCACTGGCTGATGGCTGCGATCATTGCTTTCATCTTTCCGATCATCGCCGAAGCGCTGGGAGGGGGCGTAACCTTTCTGCTGTTCAGTGGCATGATGGTATTACAGCTTCTTTTTGTCATTAAAATGATGCCCGAAACAAACGGAATGTCTTTAGAAGAAATGGAAACCAGCCTACATTATGAAAAAGTATAA
- a CDS encoding carbohydrate kinase family protein produces the protein MKKYNHKKSVLCFGEMLFDIFPDGRLPGGAPMNVALHLQQHQIPTHFVSRLGEDEEGEALLRYLDERGLSTQWIQKDEKYPSGKVYADVSKSEDVSYEIVYPSAWDFIETTDALKDAAKSSEVFLYGSLAARGETSRATLLELLSLARTKVFDVNLRKPFYDAELIQLLLEQANIVKLNDEELSLLVQWYLGKEASEMHDDDIFHLAEKFSLETVCVTQGSKGASLLSDGILHFQKGYQVSVADTVGSGDAFLGAFLSQMLNNKSAQECLQYGCAAGAYVASQKGATPKVNTQIVRDYFK, from the coding sequence ATGAAAAAGTATAATCACAAAAAATCTGTACTCTGCTTTGGAGAAATGCTCTTTGACATCTTTCCAGATGGCAGACTGCCCGGCGGGGCTCCCATGAATGTAGCCCTTCACCTGCAGCAACACCAGATCCCTACCCACTTCGTCTCCCGGCTAGGAGAGGATGAAGAAGGGGAAGCTCTGCTCAGATATCTGGATGAAAGGGGGCTCTCTACCCAATGGATACAAAAAGACGAGAAATACCCCAGCGGGAAAGTGTATGCCGATGTCAGCAAATCGGAGGATGTGAGTTATGAGATCGTTTATCCTTCCGCCTGGGATTTTATAGAGACAACCGATGCGCTGAAGGATGCTGCTAAATCTTCAGAGGTATTCCTGTACGGTAGTCTGGCAGCACGCGGAGAAACCTCAAGAGCTACTTTGCTGGAACTCCTCTCTCTGGCCAGGACCAAAGTGTTTGATGTCAACCTTCGCAAACCTTTTTATGATGCCGAGCTTATCCAACTTCTTCTAGAGCAAGCCAATATCGTCAAACTCAACGATGAGGAACTGTCCCTGCTTGTTCAATGGTATTTGGGCAAAGAAGCATCAGAAATGCATGATGATGACATTTTTCATCTGGCAGAAAAGTTCAGCCTGGAAACAGTCTGTGTAACCCAGGGCAGCAAGGGCGCCAGTTTGCTTAGCGATGGTATACTCCATTTCCAGAAAGGCTACCAGGTAAGCGTAGCGGATACGGTAGGCAGCGGAGATGCTTTTCTTGGCGCTTTTCTAAGCCAGATGCTCAATAATAAAAGTGCACAGGAATGCCTGCAATATGGTTGTGCCGCAGGTGCATATGTGGCTTCTCAAAAAGGAGCGACACCCAAGGTCAACACCCAGATTGTCAGAGATTATTTCAAATAA